One segment of bacterium DNA contains the following:
- a CDS encoding phosphatase PAP2 family protein produces the protein MRVVFALVVLVVVPRFAFAQSFKSEAHTAWHVTGDMVRAPLHASTGDYLMAAGLLSGIVLSTTLDRPVHTAVRKLNDPWVKTVDDIGHAYQSPFVIFGTAGALYAYGALESRPGVRRVGWEIMESYAIAGAGTQIVKHVVGRHRPYENDGPFSFSGPSVKNGHQSFPSGDVTVAFSFASVLAAEVHTVPTTILFYGLGALTAFQRMNRNQHWFSDTIAGAAWGTAVGLGVVHYNRLRASSPVKISASAQPMIIAFSVDL, from the coding sequence ATGAGAGTGGTTTTCGCCTTGGTTGTGCTGGTGGTTGTGCCACGCTTTGCCTTTGCCCAAAGCTTCAAGTCCGAAGCCCACACCGCCTGGCACGTGACCGGCGACATGGTACGCGCGCCCCTGCATGCCAGCACCGGGGACTATCTGATGGCGGCGGGGCTTCTCTCGGGAATCGTGCTCAGCACGACGCTGGACCGTCCGGTGCATACAGCCGTGCGCAAGCTGAATGATCCGTGGGTGAAGACGGTGGATGACATCGGCCACGCCTACCAGTCGCCGTTTGTAATTTTCGGCACCGCGGGCGCGCTCTATGCCTATGGCGCGCTGGAAAGCCGGCCCGGTGTGCGGCGCGTGGGCTGGGAGATTATGGAATCCTATGCCATCGCCGGCGCGGGCACGCAGATTGTCAAGCATGTGGTGGGGCGGCATCGTCCCTATGAAAATGACGGCCCGTTCAGTTTTTCCGGTCCGAGTGTGAAAAACGGCCACCAGTCCTTTCCCTCGGGAGATGTGACGGTGGCCTTTTCCTTCGCCTCAGTGCTTGCCGCCGAAGTGCATACCGTTCCCACAACCATTTTATTCTATGGCCTCGGTGCCCTCACTGCCTTTCAACGCATGAACCGCAACCAGCACTGGTTTTCCGATACCATAGCCGGTGCGGCCTGGGGCACGGCGGTCGGCCTCGGTGTGGTACATTACAACCGGCTGCGGGCCTCCTCACCGGTCAAGATCTCAGCCAGCGCACAGCCCATGATCATTGCTTTTTCTGTGGATCTGTAA
- a CDS encoding phosphatase PAP2 family protein, whose protein sequence is MKARHVLNRMFPRFGSQLGTDFRGALIIAEKLLHLPFHKRRAAYVSAAGLATGVVLASAFDRRITATATKLSGPWVRQVNRIGHLYQTPGLILGTASGLYLYGIAANHAKTRRMGVEIVEAYAAAFIGTEILKHLLGRSRPFLNQGPYTFGGLRLRYRHTSFPSGDVAAAFSLSSVLALESQSAPLAAVCYALASLTAFQRISTNQHWFSDTVASAIWGTASGFAVVNLNRIKE, encoded by the coding sequence ATGAAGGCGCGGCATGTACTGAACAGGATGTTCCCCCGCTTCGGCTCGCAGCTGGGCACGGATTTTCGCGGCGCGCTGATCATTGCGGAAAAATTGCTGCATCTGCCGTTCCACAAACGCCGCGCGGCATACGTGTCCGCGGCGGGACTGGCCACCGGCGTGGTACTGGCTTCCGCCTTCGACCGCCGCATTACCGCTACGGCGACGAAACTTAGCGGTCCGTGGGTGCGGCAAGTCAATCGCATCGGCCATCTTTACCAGACTCCCGGACTGATTCTCGGCACTGCCAGCGGTCTGTATCTGTATGGCATCGCCGCCAATCATGCCAAGACGCGCCGCATGGGAGTGGAAATTGTCGAGGCCTATGCCGCGGCTTTTATCGGCACGGAAATCCTGAAGCATCTGCTGGGGCGCAGCCGCCCATTTTTGAATCAGGGACCGTACACCTTCGGCGGACTGCGCCTGCGCTATCGCCACACGTCGTTCCCGTCCGGAGACGTGGCTGCCGCGTTTTCGCTCTCGTCGGTGCTGGCGCTGGAATCGCAATCGGCTCCACTGGCCGCCGTGTGTTACGCGCTGGCTTCCCTGACCGCCTTTCAGCGGATCAGCACCAACCAGCACTGGTTTTCCGATACTGTGGCTTCGGCCATCTGGGGCACCGCTTCCGGTTTTGCCGTGGTGAATCTCAATAGGATTAAGGAATAG